GCCACCGTGGCGATCATCAGCCAGCTGATGCCGCGGGCCGGGCTGTCCAGATCGGTGTTGTGGTCTTCCAGCGCGTTCACGGTCATTGCGGCCAGCACCAGCACCGGCATATAGTACCAGCGCGCATAGTAGCTGGAATTGAGGGCGTAGAACGCACTGTTCAGGATGGGCACCAGTGCGAACACGGCGCAGGTGCCCACGATGCGCTTTTTACTGTCGCCGCACTTTGCTTTCCAGTAGGCCACGGCACCGGCCAGACTGCACAGCGGCAGATAGGCCGACATGCTGGTCCACTTGATCACGCCCTCCGACCAGATGGATGTGAGGTAGGGAGAATCCGGCGGCATGATCCAGCTGACGAGAATTGCAAGGTACTGCTGCACCTTGCTGTAGGTCAGAAAGCCCCAGCCGGAGGAAAGGTCGATGGTGCGCGGGTTCTGCAAAATGGAGAGCACCGCAGGCACCAGCAGGATGCTGCCCATGGCAACGCCCAGCAGGCTTTCAAAGGCCAGCAGCCCGAACTTTTTTGCAGTGAGACGGAAGTCCCTTGTGCTGAGCTTGCAGATGAAGTAGATGGCCAGAAACACCACCTGACCGATGAAGAAGAAGTAGTTGTTGACAAGGTTCACCGCCACCCAGAACGCAAACCAGCTGCGGCGGTCGTTGTAAAGGGCCTCGTCCAGCGACCACAGCAGATACGGGAACAGCGCCACCACATCTACAAAGTGGTTGAAGAACACATTGTATACCGTAAAGCCGGAGAAGGTATACAGACAGGCTCCCAGCACGGCGTAGTCGATATTTTTGACGTAGCGGCGCAGATACAGGTATGCACCGCCGCCCGCCACGGCAAACTTGAGCACCAGCAGCGGCACCATGAGGTAGGGCAGCCACCCCTGCGGGAAGAGCAGCGAGAACCAGAAGAACGGCGAGCCGTACAGGTAGAACGAATAGGCGTTCATCACGCCGCTGCCAAGGTCGGTAGCCCATGAGAAGGTATTGTGCACCGAGGTGAACGCACTGTCCGGGTAGCCTGCGCCCTTGATAAAGCCGTTCATATAGCGGTAAAAGCTGATCTGCTGGCTGTTGAAATCGCCTGCATAGTGGAAAAAGCCGCCGTCGATGATATAAAACGGCAGAAAGAACAGGGCCGCCGTGAGGGCACACAGGCCCACCGTCAGCCAGAATTTATCCTTTTTTTGTCCCAGCAGCTGCGGCTGCCGGGCAGTACCAGACCGCTCCATGGTTTCCTCTTTTCTCTGCCAAAGCGGCAGAATGTTGGTTTGTTCTAGTATAGCACGAACACTGCGCAGAAAAAAGGGCTTGACAACGCTCTGCCGGACAGGTATGTTGGAGAAAAAAGGAGGAAGCTGCCATGCTGTACCCGTTCAGCGCCCTGCTGGCGCGCATGAAATACATTACCCGCTGGAGCCTGATGCACTCCACCCGGGCCGAATCTCTCAGCGAGCACACCTGCGATACCGCCCTGTTGGCCCACATGCTTTGCCTGATCGCACGGCGGTACACCGGCACGCCCTGCCGCCCCAAAACGGTAGCAGTGGCGGCGCTGTACCACGACGCGCCGGAGATCATTACCGGCGACATGCCCACACCGGTCAAGTACAGCAGCCCCACCCTGCGGGATGCCTACAAGGCGTTGGAAACCGAGAGCGTGCGCTGCATGACCGGCCTTCTGCCGGACGAGTTGAGCGAAGAGCTATCCCCGTTCATCTCCGGGGAACTGCTCACCGCCGAGGAAAAGCGCCTGCTGAAGGCCGCCGACCGGCTGAGCGCCCTCATCAAATGCACGGAGGAGCAGCGCAGCGGCAACCACGAGTTTGACGCGGCGCTGGCCCAGCAGAAAGCGGCCCTGCAGGCCATGCACTGCCCGGAAGCCGACTGGTTCATAGAGCACTGTCTGCCCTGTTACACCCAGAATCTGGATGAGCTGACCCGGCAGCAGTAATATTCCCCTTACGGAAACGGCACCTCGCGCACGTCGTCCGGGTCGATGCCCGCTTTGCGCTGCTCTTCAAAAACAGCATCGATCAGCTCGTCCAGATCTTCCAGATGGGTCAGGGTGCAGCAGTAGCGGCGCAGATTGGCCGCACCTTTCAGCCCCTTCATATAGTGCATGGTCTGAGAGCGGGCCTGCGGCATGGCGACGAACTCGCCCTTCTGCTCCACCATCTCCTCCACCTGACGGCGCAGCGCATTCATGCGGGCCTGCAGGTTGGGTGCCTTGGGTGCGGGCAGGCCTTCAATGGCGGCGTTCACCCGCTCAAAGAGCCACGGGTCGCCCAGCGCGCCCCGGGCGATCATCACGCCGTCACAGCCGGTGGCCTGCATCATCTCCACCGCATCCTCTGCCGAGTAGATGTCGCCGTTGCCCAGCACCGGCACTCTGACGGCATCCTTCACCCGGGCAATGATCTCCGGGTCGATGCCGGGGGTGTACATCTGCTCCCGGGTACGGGCGTGCACCGCAATGAGGGCTGCGCCGGCCTGCTCACAGGCCTTGGCACACTCCACTGCAGTGATGTGGTCGGCATCCCAGCCCTTGCGCATTTTCACGGTGACAGGCCGTTTTGTATTTGCCACAACCTGCTCCACGATGCGCCCGCAGCGGTCCGGGTCCAGCATCAGCTTGCTGCCTGCGCCGCCGGACACGATCTTGGGGGCCGGGCAGCCCATGTTGATATCCACAAAGTCGAACTCGTACTGTTCGATGGCGGCGGTGGCTTCGCCCATGATCTCGGGCACTTCGCCAAAGATCTGCACGCCATAGGGTGCACCGTTGGGTTCGGCCTTGAGCAGGCTCACCGTCTTGTGGTCGCCGTACACCAGCGCCCGGCTGGACACCATTTCGCTCACAGTAAAGCCTGCACCGTGCTGGGCCATCAGGCGGCGGCAGGGTGCATCCGTAAAGCCCGCCATCGGGCCGAACACCGCCCGGTGCGGCAGGATGATATTGCCGATTTTCAAAGGTTCCATTGGTTGTTCCTCGCTGTTATCGAAAAAGCTCCCCCGCAGGGGAGCCAGATTTTTGGGGTACGAACCCTCTCAGTCACGGCTTGCGCCGTGCCAGCTCCCCCGAAAGGGGGAGCCTTTTCATCTGCCCGAAACAGGCTTCTTGCGGGTGAAGAAATCGTTTATCTTCATAGCGCATAAAGCTCGCCCTTCGGGAGAGCTGGCAAAACCGTAAGGTTTTGACTGAGAGGGTTTTTGCATGTTACATCTTCTCCGGCACGTTGATCTTGAACATGGTCAGCACGTTGAAGATGGCATTCTTCACGCCGATGCACAGGGCCAGACGTGCCTGCTGCACAGCGGGGTCTGCACCCTGAATGCGGCAGCTGCCGTAGAAGCGGTGGAAGGCGCTGGCCAGATCAATGACAAAGCGGTTGATGCGGCTGGGGTCGTACTTCTCGGCCGCCATGACGATCTCCTGCGGGAAGGCTGCCAGCATCCGGATCAGATCCATCTCGGAAGGCTCGGTGAGCAGGGTGGCATCCACCTTCTCGGCACCGGCAAACTGCACGCCCTCGCTCTCCATCTTTTTCAGGATGGAGCAGATGCGGGCATGGGCATACTGCACATAGTACACCGGGTTATCGTTGTCGGTCTTGACAGCCTGATCGAGATCAAAATCGATGCCGCTGCCTGCGTCGTGCATATTGAACAGGAAGCGTGCGCTGTCGATGGGCACCTCTTCCAGCAGGTCGGTCAGAGTGATGGCATTGCCGGTGCGCTTGGACATCCGCACAGGCTGGCCGTCGCGCATCAGGTTGACCATCTGC
Above is a genomic segment from Faecalibacterium taiwanense containing:
- a CDS encoding YfhO family protein yields the protein MERSGTARQPQLLGQKKDKFWLTVGLCALTAALFFLPFYIIDGGFFHYAGDFNSQQISFYRYMNGFIKGAGYPDSAFTSVHNTFSWATDLGSGVMNAYSFYLYGSPFFWFSLLFPQGWLPYLMVPLLVLKFAVAGGGAYLYLRRYVKNIDYAVLGACLYTFSGFTVYNVFFNHFVDVVALFPYLLWSLDEALYNDRRSWFAFWVAVNLVNNYFFFIGQVVFLAIYFICKLSTRDFRLTAKKFGLLAFESLLGVAMGSILLVPAVLSILQNPRTIDLSSGWGFLTYSKVQQYLAILVSWIMPPDSPYLTSIWSEGVIKWTSMSAYLPLCSLAGAVAYWKAKCGDSKKRIVGTCAVFALVPILNSAFYALNSSYYARWYYMPVLVLAAMTVNALEDHNTDLDSPARGISWLMIATVAFAVVPVQDSDTGSWSFGVLKNPGQYCAVLGFGLLGLLLYRYLCQKWRGDSRFAQRMTAAVLAFAFLFSVVHIGIGKFGQWYTDSDLVKQDTNALLLKNDLSEGDYRVDTYKIHDNIGMWLDKSCLQYFGSTAAPSILSFYPALGVKRDVRSEPELSNYALRGLLSVEYLITTPEKQTDFENEADDGWEYAFAKDGYTVYRNTNYVPMGFAYDYYLTQTEYEEIAKATRANLLMRALVLTDEDAAVYGKYLTHLPEGRREELYYESYVQDCRERRATAASVFQMNNSGFHAEITLEKENLVFFSVPYDDGFTAYVNGQEADIVEVDEGLMAVLCPAGENSIDFVYQPDGIRLSRALTLGGIVVWLAYTAYFVWRKRRTKRA
- the yfbR gene encoding 5'-deoxynucleotidase; this encodes MLYPFSALLARMKYITRWSLMHSTRAESLSEHTCDTALLAHMLCLIARRYTGTPCRPKTVAVAALYHDAPEIITGDMPTPVKYSSPTLRDAYKALETESVRCMTGLLPDELSEELSPFISGELLTAEEKRLLKAADRLSALIKCTEEQRSGNHEFDAALAQQKAALQAMHCPEADWFIEHCLPCYTQNLDELTRQQ
- the dusB gene encoding tRNA dihydrouridine synthase DusB; the protein is MEPLKIGNIILPHRAVFGPMAGFTDAPCRRLMAQHGAGFTVSEMVSSRALVYGDHKTVSLLKAEPNGAPYGVQIFGEVPEIMGEATAAIEQYEFDFVDINMGCPAPKIVSGGAGSKLMLDPDRCGRIVEQVVANTKRPVTVKMRKGWDADHITAVECAKACEQAGAALIAVHARTREQMYTPGIDPEIIARVKDAVRVPVLGNGDIYSAEDAVEMMQATGCDGVMIARGALGDPWLFERVNAAIEGLPAPKAPNLQARMNALRRQVEEMVEQKGEFVAMPQARSQTMHYMKGLKGAANLRRYCCTLTHLEDLDELIDAVFEEQRKAGIDPDDVREVPFP